ATCCTCTTGCGTTTGACTATCCTCATCGCCTCCTGGACCGATGCGCGCAGGAGCTCGCGCGTCTCTTCATGCTCGACCAGCTGCCCGTTATGAAGACGCGTTATGGCGGTGAGCGCGTTTATGCCGACGTTCACTATGAGCTTGCCCCATATGACGGAATCTATATCTTTCGATACCCTCGTCTCGAAGCCGGCCTTTGCCAGGAGATTAGCTATGTCTCTCAACGGGCCCGAGAGCCGCCCGTCGGGTCTGCCTATCACCGTCTCCCCTTTTCCGGCATGCCGCACATTCCCCACATCGAGGAGCGTTGCGCCATGGTTGGTTATGCCCGCGATCACCCGTTCCGGCCCGAATTGGTCGTTCAGTATCTGCACGTTGCCTATGCCGTTCTGCAGGCTCAGGACATGCGTGGAGTCCGACACGAGCTCCTTTATCCCCTTGCATGCCTCCTCGGTGGAGTAACTCTTCACCGATATGATGACGAGGTCGCACGGCCCGACGTCTTTCGGGTCTGCCGTAGCGTTCAACTTCACCGCGGGAGAGCCGGCGGCGCCTTCTATCCTGATCCCGCCGTCGCTTATCCTCTTGGCCCGCTCCCTGGAATAGTCGATAAGCCAGACATCCTCTTTGGTCCGGTGTTTGATGAACCCCGCAACGAGACACCCCAGCGCTCCCGGTCCGACGATCGCGATCTTCATCTTTTCTTCCCCAGCATCTTCAGCTCTTCCTCTTTTATGACGAAACTGTGCGCTTCGTCCGGGAACTTCCCGCCCTCCACCTCTTCCTTATATTGTTTCACGCCGTCCCCTATGAGAGACGACAGCTTGACGTACTGTTTGACGAACTTCGGCACGAACCTGTCGAAGAGGCCCACCATGTCGTTCGTGACGAGGACCTGGCCGTCGCAGTACGGCCCCGCGCCGATGCCTATGGTCGCTATGCGCAGCTCTTTCGTTATCAGGCGGGCGACCTTGTCCGGCACGCATTCGAGGACTATGCCGAAACACCCCGCCTTCTCCAGCTTCAGCGCCTGGTCGAGGATCTTCTTCGCCGACTCGGCCGACTTGCCCTGCACCCTGTAGCCGCCCAGCTTCGAGATGCTCTGCGGGGTCAACCCGAGATGGCCCAGGACCGGGATACCCGCGTCGACTATCGCCGCCGTCGCCTCGAAGACCTCGTCCCCGCCTTCGAGCTTCACGGCGTCGCAGCCCGCCTCTTTCATGAACCGCCCGGCGTTGCGTACCGCCTCCTCTTTGGATACCTGGTACGACATGAAGGGCATGTCGCCTATAAGGAACGCGTATTTGGTCCCCCTGCGCACCGCCTTCGCGTGATGTATCATCTCGTCCATAGTCACGGGCACAGTCGATTCGTATCCGAGCACCACCATGCCGAGGGAATCACCCACCAGTATCGAGTCGATCCCCGCGCCGTCCACTATCCGCGCCATGGGATAGTCATAAGCGGTGAGCATGGTGATCTTTCTGCCCGAACGCTTCTTCTCATAAAAGTCCGTTATCATGAATTTCTTCCGTTCCATCATTTCCTCCAGTTCATTTTTTCCTGTATGCGTCCAGGAACGAATCGCAATATATGTTCTTGTTCAGCACCAGTTCCGCCGATATCATGGCGTCCATAAGGTCCCTGTCGAGCGGGTCCAGGATCGCCGAGGTGAGGCCGTTCGCGACCGCCATCACCAGAAATGTCCTGTTTATCAGCGAGCGCGCCTTCGTCCCCTGCGAGACGTTCGAGAGCCCCACCACCGTCTGAGGCGCCGGATCGCTCAAGAGCCGGAACTCCCGGATCGACTCAAGCACCTCTTTCCCCTGGGTCTGCGCGACATTGACCGGCAGGACTATCGGGTCGAGGAATAGGTCTTCGGCGGCTATCCCGCACTCCATCGCCTTTGCGACGATCTTCACGGCAAGCTCCAGCCGTTTATCCTTGTTATTAGGCACGCCGCCCTTATCCATGGTGAGGCCTATGACCTGCGCGTTATACTTTGCGGCGAGGCCGAAGACCCTGTCCATCTTATCATCGTCCGCGCTCGTCGAGTTTATTATAGCGCGGCGCCCGGCCAGCTTAAGCCCCTCCTCCACCACATCCGCCTTTGTCGAATCTATCGAAAGGGCCGCATCGGTGACTGCCCGGATCGAATCGATCAGCCACTTCATGTCGTCCTTCGGATTTTTCGAATACGGTCCGGTATTGACGTCGAGGACGCTCGCGCCCGCCTTCACCTGGTCGGCGGCAAGGTGCTGTATGACGTCCACCTCCCGGTTCGCCACCGCCTTCCCGACATCCTTATACATGCCGTTTATGAGCTCACCTATCACTATCATAAAAACTCCTTCTTGGCTATCAGCTTTCAGCTGTCAGCTATCAGCAAAAGATCAAAAGCTGAAAGCTTTATTTCCGCATTGCACGATCTATATACTTGATCACCGACTTTGCCGCCGCCGGATGGCGCATCACTATGATCTCCCCTCCTGCCTGGAGCATGGCCACAGAAGTGGCGATCTCCCAGTTCACGCCCTGTCCCTCACCGGACTCTTTCGCCTCCTTGGTCCGCCATACCTCCTGCCCGGCAAAGAGTATGAACGGCATCGAAAGCATCGCATCCCCCATGAAAGCGGCGAGGCGAGCCCGCTCCATTATCGAGTATACATACTCCATACCGTAACCGAGGGAGGCCGTAGTCGGGTGCATCACTATCCTCCCGGGGTCGAAACCCATATCGCTTATCAGGATATTCACCTGCTTGGCTATATTCACGTCGATCGGCGATTCCGCTATTATGGAATGGCCGTCCGCCAGGCACGTGGCGGCCAGCGTCTTATAATTGTTCTGCGTGGCGATCCCAAGGAGAGAGTTCCCGCCCTTGAGCGCCTGGCTTATCTTCGGCATCGTCTCGCTGTCCTTTGATTCATCCCCCGAGCCGACCACTATCAGCGGGACCTTCACTTCCTTCGCTATCCTCCCGATAAGCGCCCCGGCAGAGTCGGGTGACTTTCCGCCGTAATCGGGATGCGTGCCCTGAAGACGCACGCAGAGCGCCTTCGCGCCGGTTTCGGAGAGCATAAAACGCGCCCACTCCACCGGGTCCCCGGATACGCCCTTGACGGCCCCGGCCAGGTGGTCAGGCCAGTCCGCCGGTTCGCAGTCGAGTATCTCCGGCACGACGACCGGCGCATTCGGCATCCCGCCTTCGGAAAAAAGGAACGGGAGCGTAGTTTCGCCGCCTACCTGCAACCTGGCCGCTGCGCCGATCTCTACCGTATTGATCGACCCGGCTATCTTCTCTTTCGCGATCTCTATTCCCATGAGTCACTCCGTATTATTTTAATACCTCTCTCACTATATCCTCCACGGCGCTTTTGACCTTTTTGTCCTCAAGACACGACACGGCCCGCCCCTCAAGGCTCAAGCGTTTCAGCTCGCCGCTGTACGGGACCGTGCCTGCAAGCGCCAGGGCCGTCTTCTTCACTTCGGCATCGACCTTCTCCGCCGCATCGGCGACCTTATTCAGGACGAGAAAAGACCCGCCTATCTTTATATCCAGTTCACGCGCAAGGCCGTGGATCCTGCCGGCGGAACGGACGCCGACGACGGAATGGTCGCTCACAAGGACGAGCTTGTCTATCGTCCGTGTCGTGCGCCGCGAGATATGCTCCATGCCGGCCGCGTTATCTATTACGACGAAATCGTAATTTTTGGTTATTCTGCCTATCATCTCCCGGAGGAGATTGTTCACGTAACAATAGCACCCCGGCCCTTCCGGCCTGCCCATGACGAGGAGATCGTAACCCTTCTCCTCACCAAGCGCCTCCTGGACCTTCATCTCTATGAACCGTTCCTTGGTCACGCCCTGTGGGATGCTCTCCATATTTTTGGCGATCTCTTCGACCACCCCGACTATCGTCTCGGGGTCCTCCACTCCCAGCGCCTCGTGGAGGGTCGAGTTAGGGTCCGCGTCGACCGCCAGCACGCTCCCCGCCTTTTTACCCGCCAGATGCCCTATGATCAGGGCGGACAACGTCGTCTTCCCGGTCCCGCCTTTTCCGTTAAGCGCTATTATCGTGCCGATGGGAACCTCCGGATATCCGTGTGCGGAAAGAAGAGCGCCGCTATGTACTCGTCCATGTAACCGGGCTCGGAACTGAGGTCGAGGTAGGTGATACCCCCGGATATCTCTTTCGTCCTGGAAAAGGCCTCCTGCGACAGGAGCGACATGCGCGCGCCGGCAAGCGACGAATTTCCGATGAACTCGTATCTCTTACGGTCGATGTCGGGAAGGAGCCCTATGGAGACGGCGCAGTCTATCCCTATATAATTCCCGAACCCGCCCGCTATATATATCTTCTCGATATCCGCCAGCGTCTTACCGACTTTGTTAAGGAGGGTCACTATGGCGCTGTAGATCGCTCCCTTGGCCCGCTTCAGGTTCTCGATATCGTCCTCATTGACGACTATATCGCCTGCGGCGCGGTCCTCGCCCTTCGCCCTGATGAGGAACTCGCTGCCGGCCTTCCCTTCTCTTACCGCTTTCGGGGCGGCGTCTTTATTAAGCTTGCCGTCCTTGCCCATGATCCCGCTCTTCAGCATCTGGTCGAGAAGGTCGATGTAGCCGGAACCGCATATCCCCCTGGCCGCTCCGCCGCCGACGGTCTCGATCTCAATGCCGAGGTCCTTGCCTATCTTCACCTTTTCGACGGCCCCCTTCACCGCCTTCATCCCGCAGGTCAGGCCGCTCCCCTCAAAGGCAGGGCCGGCGCTCGCCGCGCAGGCCATCATCCATTCGTCGTTGCCCAGCACTATCTCTCCGTTCGTGCCTATATCGACGAGGAGCGTAAGGGCCTTCGCCTCAAAGAGCCCGGACGAAAGGACCCCCGCGACCGTATCGCCGCCGATATAGGTGCTCACCCCCGGCAAAGAGAATATGTTCCCTTTGGGGTTTATCTCGACACCCGCCTCGGATGAGCTCATCACCGGGAACGATGTCATCGTCGGGACATAAGGTTCTTTGCGTATATTGGCCGGGTCCACCTTGAAGAGGAGATGCATCATAGTCGTATTGCCCGCGAATACCGCCGCATATATGTCCGTCAGGCGGATAGAGCACGCCTCGGCCAGCTCTTCCACTATCTCGTTTATGTTATCGAGGACCGCCTCATTAAGCTCCTCAAGCCCCTTCGGCTCGGAGCCGTAGATTATCCTCGTTATGACGTCGCCCCCGAACCGCGCCTGCCTGTTATATGAGATGCGGGTCCCTCGTACTTCTCCCGTATTCAGGTCTATGAGCTGTCCCGTGACCGTAGTCGTCCCTATATCGAACGCGAAGGCAAAACCGGCCGCCGTCGTGTCCCCCGGTTCTATCGCCAGTATCTCGGTGGCGCCTTCCCTGTGGCTGACGGCTACCGTCACCCTGAAGTCGCTGTCCCGCAGGAGGTCGCTCAGATGCTTTACGTTGGCGAGCTTCGTCATCACAAAAGGCCCCGCCGACCTCGCTTCCACCGCGCGGTATATCCTGTCCAGGTCGCTAAGGTTGTCGTCAATAGTCGGTTTCGGTATCTCGGTATATATCTTACGAACGAGCGGCAGCCGGGCGTAAACATTTTCCCTCTTCGTTATGACGCCTTTGGGGAACTCCTCCGCCTTTTCGCGCCTCTTTTCGAACCTCTCCTGCATATCGAGCGACCCTGCAGGAACCATGACCTCCGCGTCGCTCTCGACTATCGATTCACAGGCAAGGACCATACCCTTCTTACGGTCGGCCTCGCTTATAAGCCGCGAAGAGGAGCTCTTCACCGTGCCCTTCTTTACAATGATCTTGCATTTGCCGCACAGTCCCTCTCCCCCGCAGCTGGAGTTGAGTATGACGCCCGCCCTGAAAGCGGCCGTCAGGAGGTCCGTCCCGCCCGCCACGCGGACCGTCTTATCTCCCGGTTTGAACTTTACGGTGAATTCGCTCATCTTCAGCTTTCGGCTACCTGGTTATCTTAAGTATCTTATATTTCAGAATGCCTGCCGGGACCTTTATCTCGACGATCTCCTTTACCTTATGGCCCATCAGGGCCGCCCCCACCGGTGAGGTGATCGATATCTTGTTCTCGGCGATGTCGGCCTCCTCCTCAGATACGAGGTAATAGGACATCTCCTCGCCCGAATCCATATCTTTCAATGTGAGCGTAGCGCCTATATTCGCCTCATCCACGCTCATCTCCGTATTCTCTATGATCGTGGCATTGGCCAGCGTCGTCTCTAGCTCCGCTATCCGCTTCTCTATGTGCCCCTGCTCTTCCTTGGCGGCGTGGTATTCCGCGTTCTCGCTCAGGTCGCCCAGTTCGCGCGCCTTTCCTATGGCCTTCGACACGTCGCGCCTCTTCGTCTTCTTGAGGTGCTCAAGCTCCTTCGTCAGGTCCTGATACCCCTTCTGCGTAAGATATACCTTTTTCATCGTACCCTCATTTCCATCCTTTTAAGAATGCCGGTATCCCGGAGGCCTCCCGCGGACCCACCTGGACATTCCATCCCGAAAGCTCTTCCAGCTTCGAGCTCAATACGGCGACATACCCCGGCAGGACGATCCTTTTATGCGAAACCATCTGCCCGATGCCGGACTTTGCGATAGTATCGGTGATCCTCTCCGCGGTGAACTTCTCCGCCGCCCATGCGGTCAGGACGGACATCCCCTCGGCGTCACAGCAGATGACATACGACGGGACCTTGCTCGACTCCACCTCGCCGGCCACCGTGAAGTAAGTGATCGAGAAGTTGGTCGTGACCAGGACCGGCGAATGCGTTGAGACCTTGCCTATTTCATATATGCGCGGCTCCACCTGCACGGGCTTCTGCGGATCGGTGTAAATATCCTGCCGCGCCACCAGAAGCGGGAAGACGAACTCTTTCTCTATATTCTTCACTATGACGATGCCTGCATACTTGAGAATGTACGATACCGCCTCGGCCAGTTCCTGGTCCTGTCCGGAAGAACCGGTGAATGCCATGACCGGGTAACCGAGCGGACGGAAATTTTTCTTCAGCGCGGTCCTCCGGATCAGCGTAAAGTCCTGTATCGTATCCGAGAGCCCCTTGCCCTTTATATTGATCACTATCTCGTCTACACCGCTCTTCCTGACCCTGTCGGTGAGAGCCGCCGCCTCTTCGACGCTTCCGGCGCTTATGGCAAGGGCCGCCCTGTAGTTCTTGGCTATAGTCGCCGCCTTCTCGAGGGTCGCGTCATCGTCCCATATCACGAGCGGACGGATGGGCCCACACAGCTTCAAGGCCTCCTCAAGCACGACCGCATCGTCCGTATATAACGCTATGGCAAGACGTGAGGCGGACATGGCCTTCTTCAGCAGGCCGAGGAACGGGTCTCTCTTACCGGATGAATTTTTAAGGCAGATGATCTCCGGCTTCAATACCTGGCCTACGCGTTCGAACCTTAGGCCCTCTATCTTCCCGAGACGTTCGTCTATAGCAGTGGCGGGAAGGGTATCTTCCATAAGGAAGCCGACCGCGCCCGGATGATAGAACTTCTGCTCGTGACGATACATCACCGTCTCGTTCCCTATCTCTGTCTTCGCCTCTCCCGCCCCGATCGTGACCAGCTTCACCGGCGGCTGGCTGGCCGACTCAAGCGCCTCCCTGGCCTGGGCGGTCACATGCGGACACTTGTCGAGCGAGACCTTCTTCTGCGCAAGCGCCATCGCGAACGCAAGGCACGTAGCGAACCCGCACTCCTTGCAGTTCGTCTTAGGCAGCAATTTGTAGATATCGAGTCCTGATAACGCCATGTATTCTCCTCGTGAGTTATACCAAAGGCGGCATGCCCAATGCCGGGTGTTTTACCTTCTCCAGGTATTCCACAAGCGCAGCCGCGTCGGTGGCCACCGTCTCGTCGGCGATCTTGCCGAAAAGGTCCGGCTCGCCTATCTCGGCGCACCGCTTCTTCAGCTTATCCGAAAGCGCCTCCTTGAGCTCCTTCGGCATCCAGACGACCCGCTTAAGCCCGCCTTCGGCAGATATGAACTTTTTGCTCGTTATATATAGACGCCCTACACCCAGGAAACCGGGCGTCTGCGCGCCGCCGCCGACGGAACTTGCCAGCGTCGTGAACTTCATCCCGGCCGGCGTCTCGCCCGCGTATTCCCTGTTCACCACCATGACACCGTTCGCCTCCGGCACTATCGCCACTATGCACTCGAAGCAGCCGCATGAAGTCATAGGCGAATCCATGATCGAGTATATCGACATCACGGACGTCTTCTGGTGCGACTTATCCTTAACAAAATCGTTCACGCCGTGCCAGACGCCTTTTGGCGCGTCGAGCACCTTCCCCTTCTTGATCGGCTGGTTGCCGCCGGTGGGCGTTATCTCGTGCGCCGCCCTTGCGTCAAGCCATGAATATGCCCCGCACAGGCCCAGGCGCTCGGGGCTCACGACGCAGACATGGTCGGGGGCGAAACTCTGGCACAGCGTACAGCTGTAGAACGTGTCGACCGATTCGTCCGTCATGCCGGACAGCCGCTCATCGCGTGAGGCGAACGCCTTCCGCGCCTCGGGCAGCATCCTGTCGACGTCTTTCTTATCCGTATAGAGCGTCACCTGCACCTTGTCCACTATCGCGCCGTATTCATCGTGGAGCTTTGCGACCAGGATATCGCCGAAATGGCGTATATTGAATCCCGCCTTCCTGGCGTCTTTGGATATCCTCACCCAGTTCATGTCCCTCTGCCCCATATGGAATATCCCCATCGCGTAATTCAGGAATTTGTGTATCTGCCGTTCCAGTATCGGCTCAAAGTCCATGTTCATCTTCCGTCCGGCGACCTCCACGAATATCCCGAGCGGGTAACTGCCGCCCTCCGTCATCGCATCCGCCTCCGGGCCGACGACCTTTATCGCCCCGTCTTCGATCTCGTCCATCTTCTTCATCTTAAGATATTCGAAGGCGGCCGAATATTTCCCGCCGAACTGGACATACATATTCTCTTTCCGCACCCGCTCGCCCTCGAATGCCGCGGAGAACGGGACCGGTATGGGGACCTTGGCCACCTTTATCTTTATCCCGCGCGCCTCGATCGCCTTCTGGACTATCTTCGAATGGTCCGGCTCTTTGACGAGGCATTCTTCGTGGGCGCATACCCCGGGGACCTTTATCTCGGGCAGGTCGAGGTCCGTTATGATGGGCACGCCCGCCGCGAGCGCCCCGCCGCCTGTCGCCGCCTTCACCTCATCCACGCCGCCCAGAAGCAGGACGAACGCCGGCACCCTCTCCCTTATATAATCGACGCACGCCCTGGTATTGCCGGCCTTTATCCCGCCGAACGTGAGCGCCGCCCTTATGGCAAAATTCAGGACGAATACTACGGAGATCGTATCCCGGCCGAACGGCACGACATACGACTCAAGCCCCATATGGAGCCCGCCCTCCTTGAGCTGCTCTATTATGCTGGTCCCGTCCACGTTACCGCCTACGAGCGTCAGGATGTTCCTCTTCTGCAGGTCGCGCACGATGCTGACCGCCGTTTTGGCGTCAGGCGCCTTGCCGAGCACCACGGCTATACCGGCTATCCTGCCGTCGACGAGCTGTATGCCGAGAGACCTCAGTAGGGTATCGGAAAAAAATCCGGGACAGTCCTTCTGGGGTTCTTCGCCGTAAAGATACCTGAGGACGCAGATGATCTCCTCAGTCAATATGGCCGCGACGCCTGCATTGAGCGCGTCCTTCAGGAACGTATCCCACTTATCTTCGGCGGGGACCTTCGGCAGGAGCGTCTTGGCCGTGCCCAGCACCTTCCTGACATCCGCCAGAACCTTCACCTCCGCGCCCAGGAGCCCGTTGGCCAGCGGAAGATAAAATGCCGTTTCCGGGAACGCCACCGCCTGGCCTTCGCCCTTCTCTTTGATGGCCCTGGCCAGGAACTCTTCACCCTCTTTGACTATCTTCTCCGCGCCCTTCACTATGAGACCGGCTACAACTTTTGACATCGCTCCTCCTTGTTAGCTATCAGCTTTCAGCTGTCAGCTATCAGCAAAAGATCAAAAGCTGATAGCTGCTGAAAGCTGAAGACTGATAGCTGAAAGCTATTTAGATCCCCGCCGCGTCCAATACGAGCGGCACTTTCTTATCCCACCCTATCGGCATTATATGTATGCCCTGACAGAGCGGCTTCAGTTCCTTTATGAGGCGGACGGCTATATCTATGGACGTCGCCGCCTTATCTTTCGTCGTCTCCATCTCCCTGATAAGAGCATCGGGCACGGATACGCCCGCTACGTTCTTATTCATATATTTTGCCATCCCGGCCGATTTCAGAAGGACGATGCCGGCAAATATGGCCGTCTTCAGGTGTTTCGCGCCCTCCAGGAATCTTTTGAACAGCTCCACATCGTATACCGCCTGCGTCTGGAAGAAGAGGGCGCCTGAGGCGATCTTCTTCTCCATCTTTATGATCTCGGGTTCCAGGGGGTCCGCGCCGGGGTTCACGACGGCGCCGGCGCAGAATTTAGGCGTCCCCTTAAGGGGGTTCCCCTTCATGTCCTTCCCCGACTGGAGGGTCCTTATGACCTCCAGGAGCTGTACGGAACCGAGGTCAAAGACCGGCTTCGCTTCGGGATGGTCCCCGAGCGTAGGATAATCCCCTGTGAGGGCCAGGACATTTTCAATGCCCAGGACGGATGCCGATAGGAGGTCCGACTGCAAGGCAAGCCGGTTCCTGTCCCTGCACGTCACCTGGAATATGGGCTCATGGCCGCGTTGTTTCAAGAGATGGCATACGGCCAGGGACCCCAGGCGCATCACCGAGCTCTGGAGGTCGGTGACGTTTATCGCGTCGACCCTCCCCTTTATGAGGTCGGCATCGTCGAGCATCTCTTTGATGTCGATGCCCTTGGGCGGCCCTATTTCGCTCGTTACGATAAATTTCCCGGCCTTTACCTTGTCGCAGAAGGTCATTTTTGCCTCGCCCCGGCCTGGCTCTTGTACAGCTCGACCGTATTGCGCATCAGGATCGTGGTCGTTAAAGGGCCGACGCCGCCCGGGACAGGCGTTATGGACCCCGCCCTTTGCGACGCGGCTTCGAACTCTACGTCCCCGACTATCTTATCGCCCACGCGGTTTATACCAACGTCCACTACGACAGCGCCCTCTTTCACCCATTCGCCCTTTATCAGGCCCGCCTTCCCTACCGCCACTACGAGTATCTCGCCGCGCTTCACGTGGTCGGCCAGGACACCGCGCTCGCCCGTTGCTATATGGCACACGGTGGTGGTGACAAATTTGTTCAGGAGCATCAGAGAGAGGGGTTTGCCTACTATCTCCGAATGGCCCACTATGACCGCCTCTTTGCCGTAAAGCTTCATCCCGGTCGACTCCAGCAGTTCCATGACAGCCATAGCCGTGCATGGCCCGACCTTATAATTCCCGAGGGTTATCCTCCCCAGGTTCTCGGGATGCATCCCCTCCGCGTCCTTCTCCGGTGAAATGAGGTTGACCAACCCCTTGGCGTCTATCCCCTTCGGGACGGGGAGCTGGAGTATGACGGCGGTGACCGTTTCGTCCCTGTTAAGGTCCCCTATCAGCCGTTCGGCCTCGGGTCCCGTTACCATGCCGGGTATCACTTTCAACTCGTACTCTATTCCGAGCCCTTCCGCGACCTTCTTCTGCGCCTTTACATATACCGCGGAAGACGCATTCTCGCCTATCTGGACCGCGACCAGCTTCGGGCCCCGGCCGTACTTTGCCTTGAGTTCGGCGACCTCTTTCGCCAGCGATCCTTTTATCTTCTCAGCT
The genomic region above belongs to Candidatus Omnitrophota bacterium and contains:
- the greA gene encoding transcription elongation factor GreA, whose product is MKKVYLTQKGYQDLTKELEHLKKTKRRDVSKAIGKARELGDLSENAEYHAAKEEQGHIEKRIAELETTLANATIIENTEMSVDEANIGATLTLKDMDSGEEMSYYLVSEEEADIAENKISITSPVGAALMGHKVKEIVEIKVPAGILKYKILKITR
- a CDS encoding ASKHA domain-containing protein, encoding MSEFTVKFKPGDKTVRVAGGTDLLTAAFRAGVILNSSCGGEGLCGKCKIIVKKGTVKSSSSRLISEADRKKGMVLACESIVESDAEVMVPAGSLDMQERFEKRREKAEEFPKGVITKRENVYARLPLVRKIYTEIPKPTIDDNLSDLDRIYRAVEARSAGPFVMTKLANVKHLSDLLRDSDFRVTVAVSHREGATEILAIEPGDTTAAGFAFAFDIGTTTVTGQLIDLNTGEVRGTRISYNRQARFGGDVITRIIYGSEPKGLEELNEAVLDNINEIVEELAEACSIRLTDIYAAVFAGNTTMMHLLFKVDPANIRKEPYVPTMTSFPVMSSSEAGVEINPKGNIFSLPGVSTYIGGDTVAGVLSSGLFEAKALTLLVDIGTNGEIVLGNDEWMMACAASAGPAFEGSGLTCGMKAVKGAVEKVKIGKDLGIEIETVGGGAARGICGSGYIDLLDQMLKSGIMGKDGKLNKDAAPKAVREGKAGSEFLIRAKGEDRAAGDIVVNEDDIENLKRAKGAIYSAIVTLLNKVGKTLADIEKIYIAGGFGNYIGIDCAVSIGLLPDIDRKRYEFIGNSSLAGARMSLLSQEAFSRTKEISGGITYLDLSSEPGYMDEYIAALFFPHTDIRRFPSAR
- a CDS encoding 2-dehydropantoate 2-reductase, which gives rise to MKIAIVGPGALGCLVAGFIKHRTKEDVWLIDYSRERAKRISDGGIRIEGAAGSPAVKLNATADPKDVGPCDLVIISVKSYSTEEACKGIKELVSDSTHVLSLQNGIGNVQILNDQFGPERVIAGITNHGATLLDVGNVRHAGKGETVIGRPDGRLSGPLRDIANLLAKAGFETRVSKDIDSVIWGKLIVNVGINALTAITRLHNGQLVEHEETRELLRASVQEAMRIVKRKRIKLAYDDPIQKVESVCKATANNISSMLQDVLNKKRTEIDFINGAIVRQGKALGIQTPVNDTLTNIVKSLEASYEKSVTK
- a CDS encoding carbon monoxide dehydrogenase → MSALIIGHLAGKKAGSVLAVDADPNSTLHEALGVEDPETIVGVVEEIAKNMESIPQGVTKERFIEMKVQEALGEEKGYDLLVMGRPEGPGCYCYVNNLLREMIGRITKNYDFVVIDNAAGMEHISRRTTRTIDKLVLVSDHSVVGVRSAGRIHGLARELDIKIGGSFLVLNKVADAAEKVDAEVKKTALALAGTVPYSGELKRLSLEGRAVSCLEDKKVKSAVEDIVREVLK
- the acsB gene encoding acetyl-CoA decarbonylase/synthase complex subunit alpha/beta, translating into MSKVVAGLIVKGAEKIVKEGEEFLARAIKEKGEGQAVAFPETAFYLPLANGLLGAEVKVLADVRKVLGTAKTLLPKVPAEDKWDTFLKDALNAGVAAILTEEIICVLRYLYGEEPQKDCPGFFSDTLLRSLGIQLVDGRIAGIAVVLGKAPDAKTAVSIVRDLQKRNILTLVGGNVDGTSIIEQLKEGGLHMGLESYVVPFGRDTISVVFVLNFAIRAALTFGGIKAGNTRACVDYIRERVPAFVLLLGGVDEVKAATGGGALAAGVPIITDLDLPEIKVPGVCAHEECLVKEPDHSKIVQKAIEARGIKIKVAKVPIPVPFSAAFEGERVRKENMYVQFGGKYSAAFEYLKMKKMDEIEDGAIKVVGPEADAMTEGGSYPLGIFVEVAGRKMNMDFEPILERQIHKFLNYAMGIFHMGQRDMNWVRISKDARKAGFNIRHFGDILVAKLHDEYGAIVDKVQVTLYTDKKDVDRMLPEARKAFASRDERLSGMTDESVDTFYSCTLCQSFAPDHVCVVSPERLGLCGAYSWLDARAAHEITPTGGNQPIKKGKVLDAPKGVWHGVNDFVKDKSHQKTSVMSIYSIMDSPMTSCGCFECIVAIVPEANGVMVVNREYAGETPAGMKFTTLASSVGGGAQTPGFLGVGRLYITSKKFISAEGGLKRVVWMPKELKEALSDKLKKRCAEIGEPDLFGKIADETVATDAAALVEYLEKVKHPALGMPPLV
- a CDS encoding dihydropteroate synthase; translated protein: MIVIGELINGMYKDVGKAVANREVDVIQHLAADQVKAGASVLDVNTGPYSKNPKDDMKWLIDSIRAVTDAALSIDSTKADVVEEGLKLAGRRAIINSTSADDDKMDRVFGLAAKYNAQVIGLTMDKGGVPNNKDKRLELAVKIVAKAMECGIAAEDLFLDPIVLPVNVAQTQGKEVLESIREFRLLSDPAPQTVVGLSNVSQGTKARSLINRTFLVMAVANGLTSAILDPLDRDLMDAMISAELVLNKNIYCDSFLDAYRKK
- a CDS encoding acetyl-CoA decarbonylase/synthase complex subunit delta, giving the protein MGIEIAKEKIAGSINTVEIGAAARLQVGGETTLPFLFSEGGMPNAPVVVPEILDCEPADWPDHLAGAVKGVSGDPVEWARFMLSETGAKALCVRLQGTHPDYGGKSPDSAGALIGRIAKEVKVPLIVVGSGDESKDSETMPKISQALKGGNSLLGIATQNNYKTLAATCLADGHSIIAESPIDVNIAKQVNILISDMGFDPGRIVMHPTTASLGYGMEYVYSIMERARLAAFMGDAMLSMPFILFAGQEVWRTKEAKESGEGQGVNWEIATSVAMLQAGGEIIVMRHPAAAKSVIKYIDRAMRK
- the panB gene encoding 3-methyl-2-oxobutanoate hydroxymethyltransferase, with amino-acid sequence MERKKFMITDFYEKKRSGRKITMLTAYDYPMARIVDGAGIDSILVGDSLGMVVLGYESTVPVTMDEMIHHAKAVRRGTKYAFLIGDMPFMSYQVSKEEAVRNAGRFMKEAGCDAVKLEGGDEVFEATAAIVDAGIPVLGHLGLTPQSISKLGGYRVQGKSAESAKKILDQALKLEKAGCFGIVLECVPDKVARLITKELRIATIGIGAGPYCDGQVLVTNDMVGLFDRFVPKFVKQYVKLSSLIGDGVKQYKEEVEGGKFPDEAHSFVIKEEELKMLGKKR
- the acsC gene encoding acetyl-CoA decarbonylase/synthase complex subunit gamma, which gives rise to MALSGLDIYKLLPKTNCKECGFATCLAFAMALAQKKVSLDKCPHVTAQAREALESASQPPVKLVTIGAGEAKTEIGNETVMYRHEQKFYHPGAVGFLMEDTLPATAIDERLGKIEGLRFERVGQVLKPEIICLKNSSGKRDPFLGLLKKAMSASRLAIALYTDDAVVLEEALKLCGPIRPLVIWDDDATLEKAATIAKNYRAALAISAGSVEEAAALTDRVRKSGVDEIVINIKGKGLSDTIQDFTLIRRTALKKNFRPLGYPVMAFTGSSGQDQELAEAVSYILKYAGIVIVKNIEKEFVFPLLVARQDIYTDPQKPVQVEPRIYEIGKVSTHSPVLVTTNFSITYFTVAGEVESSKVPSYVICCDAEGMSVLTAWAAEKFTAERITDTIAKSGIGQMVSHKRIVLPGYVAVLSSKLEELSGWNVQVGPREASGIPAFLKGWK